AGGCTCCTTGCGACCGATGGGAATGCGCCCAACCCGGCTCGAGCGCGCCGCCTCACTCGTGGCGCAGCGACTCGATCGGATCGAGGCGCGCGGCGCGCCAGGCGGGGTAGGTTCCGAAGAACAGGCCGACGAGGGCGGCCACGACGAGCCCCGCGACGATCGCGGCGGGGGAGAAGGTCGCCGGGAACGGGCTGAACTGCGCGACGAGGCGCGCGACGCCCAGCCCCGCCATGACTCCTGCCGCGCCTCCGACCATCGTGAGGGTCATCGCCTCGGTCAGGAACTGTTGCAGGATGTCCCGGCGCCGCGCCCCCAGCGCCTTCCGGATCCCGATCTCCCGGGTCCGCTGCGTGACGTTCATCAGCATGATGTTCATCACGCCCACCCCGCCGATGACCAGGCTGATCCCGGCGATGGCGATCATCGCGGCGCTGATCCCGCCGGTGATCTGGCGGAACAGCCGGATGTACCGGTCCGGGGTGCGGATCGCGAAGTTGTTCGGCTGGTCGAAGCGGAGCCCCCGCCGGTCGCGCAGGATCTCCGTGCCCTGCTCGATGGCCAGGTTGAGCCACTCGGGCTTCCACGGGATCGTCGCGATCACGCAGCCGTACGTCTTCTGCGTTTCCGGCCAGATCCGGTCGAAGATCCCCATGGGAATGACCATCTGGGAGTTCGCGCCCCCGCCGTCCAGGAAACCCCCCTTGTCCTCGAAGACGCCGACGACCCTGAACGGGCGGCCGTTGATCTCGATCACGCGACCCAGGGGGTCGAGGCGGGGGAACAGCGCCTCGACGATCCCCTTGCCGATCACCGCGACCTCGGCCGCGTGGCGCTCCTCTCCCTCGGTGAAGAAGCGGCCGTGCTCGACGAAGTGGCTGTTGGCGTCGGGGTACTGGTGAGTCACGCCGCCCACCGTGGCGCCGTTGGCCCGCGCGCCGCGCCAACGGACCTCCGTCTGCGAGAACTGCCAGCGCTCGGGGGAGACGTACCGGATCGCCCACGCGTACCGCTGGATCGCCCGCGCATCGTCCACGGTGAGCACCGGCCGGAGGCGCTCCTCCTCGCGGGGCGGGCCTCCGCCGAACTCGTCCTCGTGGATCTGGAACTGCACCAGGGTCGCTCCGAACTGCCGGAACGCCGAGATGAACCGCTCGTTGAACCCCTGGATCAGCGAGACCATCACGATGACCGTCGCCACACCGATGACGATCCCGAGGCAGGTCAGCGACGAGCGGAGCTTCTGCTCGCGGATGGAGCGGAACGCCGACGCGACGTTCTCCCGCCGGGCGGCGAGACCGGCGCGGAGCCGCATCATCTCACTCC
The genomic region above belongs to Terriglobia bacterium and contains:
- a CDS encoding ABC transporter permease, with product MMRLRAGLAARRENVASAFRSIREQKLRSSLTCLGIVIGVATVIVMVSLIQGFNERFISAFRQFGATLVQFQIHEDEFGGGPPREEERLRPVLTVDDARAIQRYAWAIRYVSPERWQFSQTEVRWRGARANGATVGGVTHQYPDANSHFVEHGRFFTEGEERHAAEVAVIGKGIVEALFPRLDPLGRVIEINGRPFRVVGVFEDKGGFLDGGGANSQMVIPMGIFDRIWPETQKTYGCVIATIPWKPEWLNLAIEQGTEILRDRRGLRFDQPNNFAIRTPDRYIRLFRQITGGISAAMIAIAGISLVIGGVGVMNIMLMNVTQRTREIGIRKALGARRRDILQQFLTEAMTLTMVGGAAGVMAGLGVARLVAQFSPFPATFSPAAIVAGLVVAALVGLFFGTYPAWRAARLDPIESLRHE